Within the Candidatus Saccharibacteria bacterium oral taxon 488 genome, the region GTGAATAGTCAGGCTATTTGGCAGGGAGTGCTGGGTGAAATTGAGGTTTCAATTCCGCCATCGTCATTTTCGACCTGGTTTAAGTCGACCGAGCTTGACATTATATCTGCTAATGAGGTGGCCGTCCTATCACCCAACCCCTTCGTGTTGACACAGCTGGAAAAACGCTACTATCAGCGCATCGCTGACGGCTTGAAGCGAAGCGGCCTTGCGGTCTCGACGATTCATTTTCGACCCAAAAAAACAGCTGCTCGAAAGCAGCGCCTCAGCCGTGATGAACCAAATTCAGCGGCCGCCACCCAACCGATCATCAAGCAGTCTAAAAAATCAGCAACCAACCTCAACCCGCGCTATACCTTTGACAACTTCATCGTTGGCTCGAGTAATGACTTGGCGCACGCCGCCTGTCAAGCAATTGCCGCTAGTCCTGGCACCAAATATAACCCGCTTTATCTCTATGGCGGTTCGGGGCTTGGCAAGACCCATTTAATGCAGGCCGTTGGTAACGAGATTATTAAGCGCCAACCCTCCGCCCGCGTACTATATACCACCACCGAGACCTTTGTGAGTGAATTTCTCGACTCGATTCGCTTCAAGAAAAAAGGATTTTCCGATAAATATCGTAACGTCGATGTCCTGATCGTTGACGATATGCAGTTTATCGCCAATAAGGAAAAAACTCAGGACGAGTTCTTTCACACCTTTAACGACCTACACCAAAACGACAAGCAAATTATCATCAGCTCTGACAAGCCGCCCAAAAGCATCCCTACCCTGACCGACCGCCTGCGCAGTCGCTTTGAGTGGGGCATGACGATTGACGTGCAGATGCCCGATTATGAAACTCGCTGCGCTATCGTTACTGCCAAGGCCGGCCTGAGCAATGTCGAATTATCCGCTGATGTCGTTGAATATCTCGCCACCAATTTCAAGACCAATATTCGCGAACTTGAGGGGGCGCTCAATCAACTCCTCGCCTACGCCGAGATGCAGAACATCACGCCCGATGCCGAAACCGCCGAGGGGCTGCTCGGTAATATCAAGCGCTCTCGCCCGCAACATATCACCGCCAAGCAAATTATCGACAAAACTGCTCGCCACTTTGGCGTTGAGGTCAAGGATGTGTGTTCACCAAAGCGCGATAAATACATCATGCAGCCACGCCAAATTGCCATGTACCTGCTGCGCAGCGAGCTCAAGATGAGCTTTCCAAAAATTGCCCAAGAGCTTGGCCGCAAAGACCACACCACCGCCATTCATTCGGTTGACAAAATTAGCAAGGAGATGCTCATTAGCGTCAATGTTCGTGAACAAATTAACGACATCCGGGACAAGCTCTATGTGTAAAACCTGGGTAAAACGTGCGCGTAACCAGCGACAAACTTGTGAACGACTATCCACTAATCTGGTTATCATCAAATGGGCTAAGCAGCATCACGTGGATAATCGGCGTCTTGTCCACGACACCATACCCAGCAAATCCACTATCTTTTCCACTGACACAATACCACTACTACCCCTGTCCGAATACGATCTTTACCCAGTTTCCACAGTACCTATTATTACTAACTACTGAATAAAAATAAGAAAAAGGATTATAATAAGAATATGAAGCTCACCGTCACCCAAGAAAACCTCGCCAGAGCCCTCGCTAATGTCGGGCGCATCGCCGCTAGTCGTAACGAACTGGCGATACTGAATAACATTTTATTACGAACCGATGGCTCTCGGCTGGTCGTAGCGGCGACGAATCTGGAGATCGCCTCTACCCAGTATGTTGGCGCCAAGGTCGAGAGGCCCGGCTCGATAACTATCCCAGCCCGACTAGTGAGCGAGTTTGTCGCCAGCCTGCCAAGTGGTACGGTCGAGTTGGAGGTTAAGGACGAGCATCTACATCTGACCGCAGACAAGTTTTCATCCGTTATTAATGGTGTCGTGGCGGATGAGTTTCCGGAGCTACCGACAGTGGATGAGCAGACGGCGGTGCGACTGGATATGAGTGCCGATGAGCTAAAAAAGGCAGTTTCGCAAACCATTATCGCGACGTCTAGTGATGCCACGCGGGCGGTGTTAACTGGTGTGTACTGGCATACCTATAATGGTGAGTTGTATCTAGCGGCCACGGACGGTTATCGGTTGGCGGAGAAACGGCTGATGAGATTTGACGGTGAAATTACCGCCATCGTGCCAGCATCGACACTCCAGGAGGTGCTGCGGAGTCTCGATACCGAAACAAGTGACGTAAGTTTGTTTTTTGATGAAACACAGGTCGGGTTTCGGACGGATCATCTAGAGATCGTGAGTCGGCTGATCGATGGCAAATTTCCCGACTATCGTCAACTGATTCCTAAACTCGCCGAGACCGAGGTGGTAATTAGAAAAGCCGATTTCCTGCGCATCACCAAGGTTGCCAGTCTCTTTGCGCGCGAATCGGGTGGCGGCATTACCCTCAAGGCTAGTCACGAGCAAGCGCTACTATCAATCCATTCAATTGCTTCGGAGCTCGGTGAGAATACCTCTGAGGCTAGTGCCGAGGTGTCGAGCGACGGCGAGATTACGCTCAATTCTCGTTATCTGATCGAGTCACTTGGCGCCACTGATGGCGAGACTGTCACCTTCTCGTTTAACGGCAAACTGTCGCCATGCGTCATCCGCGAGCAGACCCCCACGCCAGATTGTATGCATATTGTTATGCCGTTGAAGCGCTAGGTTAGTTAAGTGATCGACCGTCTTGAGTAATGGCAATTCGTCGATTATTATTGTAATCAATAGTGATATTGTAGGCTAATTTATCCTCAACAGTAACAGTAAATGATAGCGTATTTTTCCCTGTCGATGTATTACGTGTAATATGTTTAATTTTTGTTTGTGTGGCGATGCGTGATAGTTTATGGTCATAAGAATAATCACTCATGATTAGCTTTTCAATGTAGTCAGTGTCATTGCCGGTTAGCTGGTCGGACAAAGAGTTGTCATACTGGTCTTTTTCACCACCCCAGTTTATGACTAAGTATGGGCTTCGTAGTCCGCGCATTCGTGAAAAGTCATCATTACAGCCAAAATAACCGTATATTAGCTGATCGGTTGGTAGACACGAAACGGTTGTGCCATATTGATACTGAGCATCCTCGTCAAGATTGGTTTTTTGTGACCACGTATATTCAACGAGATACGACTGCTGTAAGCTTTTAATATCAACAATGAAGTTAACGGTGTGGATGTCTTTCGCTTGATCGTGAGTCTGCTTAAATGACCCATCACGAATAAGGATGTCTTTAATGGAATTGTCCGGCAAATTGCCAGCGTAATTGTTACGGATGGCAGTATATAATGCGTGACGGATTGTTTCGAGGGTTTTAGCGTCGGTCGGTTTACCATTTGTATATGTACTGAGATTTTCGATATGCATTTCTCCACCAAGAGGGTTGCGTAGCAGTAGTATATAGGCAACCGTAGTGATAATAACAACACCAATAAATCCTAAGGTGATGAAAATTAGCTTTTTATTATAGTGCAACATTGCCACCACCTCCACCTGTGCTTGCTCCAACATAACTAGCTACTGCCGTCATATCAACCTCTGGATAGGCAAACTCGTCCGGAAGATGTCCGAGCCAAGTTTTTGGATCGTTAACCTTGCCCGTAAGAATAAAGCCAGATCCACCACCTCTTTGTGTGCCATCACCACGGCCCCTACCTGAATTACCACAACTTGCATGGCCGACAATAACGTTGTCGCCCTGAATGCCGAGGACGACTCCGGTATGACCATAGCGTCCACCAGACCAACTAAACACGGCGCCGACCTTTGGTGTTTTGCCGGTCGGTAGCTTTCGAGCGTTCCTTAAGTGTTTAACGACGTGTTCGCCATTACCCGTGGTGCCGAGGTTTTTAGTTGAAGTAAATTTCTCAAGGAAGAATACAGAGAACGACACACAGTTTGACCCCCCGCCATTACAAGTATTCCATAAGTAGTCACCCATAGCCTTGCGGCTCTCATTGTTTTTATTTTCGCCATAATTCATCATGAACTTCTTTGCCTGCTCTTCGTTGAGACCACCTTCAGAAATAGTACCGCCTCCGCCCCCATTACCATCACTACAGTTAGTAGCGGCACCAGAAGCCGCTGCTGCTGCGATAGAAGGATCTGGCTCCCAGCTCATGGCCTTGTTAGCATAAGCTGCGCGAATATCGGTTCGTGGGATACCAGCACCAAAGAACTTCTTTACCATAATAGAGGTTGCCTCGTTTACGTTGCCCGAGGCTGTCATTTCGGCAAGAACGTTTTTACGCGAGGTCGGTGCAAGGTTCTGAAGCTGCCACCAGACGATAGCTAGTTGCACCTCGAGGCTAGTAACGTCACCCTGGACGCCAGCCTGCTGTTGCCAGTAAAGAACAGCTACGCCCGGGTCCCATTGGGCGATTCCCCAGGCGTCGCCCATACCAGCCGGTTTACTCGGGTTCCATGGGTGATACTTACCGCCGGCCTTGAGCGGATTTGGCTCGGAGCCTTTATTTTGACGAAGAATTGGATTACCTTTTGACTCCTGATATAAATTACCAACGATTGCTGCTGCAACAAACTTTGGCGCACCTTTGGATATAAAGTAATTAAATGCTTTCTTTAGATTATCTTCACCGACCAACTCTCCTGCGGCATCGCCCGCCCGCTGTGCAGCATTTGGTGAACAGTTTGTATCTTCAGAATTATTACTAAAAAGGATACTATTGTCTTCAAATGTCGCGCGCAGTTGATCGGTATTTAGTTCGGCAAATACCGGTGAGCTCCCAAAAAGCAGCGAAATAATTGATATAATAATAGCGACTCTTTGCAAGGCTAATTTTCGTTCCATAATTTCCTCGCTCGCTCTCTCGCGTTATCCGGTAGTATGTTACCACCAGCTTCCCGCCACGCCTCCCTGCCGGTTGAATATGCGATGAGCTGTAAATTGCCGTGATCATCTTTCTTTAATATGACATATAATGTGCGCGATGGATTGGTAGTTGCAACATTGGCAGCAATTGCTTTCAGAAAAATCCACTCATTTTCGAAGTCAATTTTTTCGAGAAATGTTTGTCGCGGTGTTGTCGTAACTTGTAGGTTGGTAAAAGCAGCGGAAGTCGATTCACGCAATGTTTTTTCTGGGATTGTAAGATTTTTAGTTGGTCCTGGATTTAATGGAGTGTTGTTGCGGATAACAACTAGAATAATGACGATTATCAGTGCGATCGCTGCAATACATAGCCCAGCCATAATCGTCAACGACCGCCTATCGTCACGTGGCTGCTGGGAGTAATAACTCATGTTATCTATCATAACGCTACTGGCTCCCCACTTGCGGTTCGAATGGTGATGGCGTTATCCGCGATAGTGAACTGCACGACATACGCGGTGGTGTTGTTAACAGTCACGGTGAATGATATTACCCTTTCGTCAAAAACTGCATTAGTAATCGCTCCAGACACAAGGGTGTCAGAGGTCGCATGTTTACTTACGTAGTGGCGAAGAATTGCTACAACGAGTGAATTTTGGGTGTCATCATTGATGAATGCGGCCAGTGTTTTGTTGGCACTATTCTTTGTATCCCACCCGCTGAGGATCAGCTGCTGCGCTGTTGGCTGGCCACTGCCGCCGGTTGGTCCCTCGTACTGTTTACCCTCTGATTGGTTGTTACTAGGCGATTGCGGTGGGGTCGATGGGTTGGCGGGTGGTAGCAGCAGAATGACGACAACGACTGAGGCGGAGAGTATGATGAATGATAACGTAGCAATAATTGCTGTTTTGTGTGCTAAAAGAAACTCTCTCACGATGACCGTCCTCCAACTTTTTTCGGTCCAGTGATCACCCACATACCTGTTGTGCCATCATTCTCTTCATTTTTACCCTTGTCTGCCTTTTCACCAAAGTGAAATTCGCTCGCCGCAAAGCCGGCTTTATTTTCGGTGTTGGAGCGCTTATTCGGGTCACCAACGAGGAACTTACCGTCAGCAGTTTTTCCGCGAATAAACATAATGTGACCACCCTGGATAAACGGTGTTTTCCCGCCAACTGATATAAGAACTAGGCCACCTTCGGACAGACCTCTTGAGGCATTCTCGGCGCTTGGCTGTACTTTCTTGATCGTAATACCGAACTTATCCTTAAATAGCTGAGCTTTACTTTCCCATATCCAATTCGAACCACAATGCTCACCACCCCTCTGGCCATCGTTTTGATAGAAAAACTCAGCCATTTTTTCTGGATCAACGGTTGTATTGCCGACAGTCGAGACGATAGCAGCCATAGAGGTTGGCGCGCAGCCACAATCACCAATATTACCAATGCCGTATTTTTTATTCTTCCATGGCTCTTCTGACTGATAGTACATCTTAATTTGGTCGAGATTTTCGCCGGTTTGGGAGTTTGAGGCGCTATTAGACTGGTTGCTGCCGACAAGCTCTTCGTCGTCTTCGCCGTTAATGGAATTTTGGATCTGATAATCCATCAAGAAGACGGAGATGGCAGCAAGGGCTT harbors:
- the dnaA gene encoding chromosomal replication initiator protein DnaA, coding for MNSQAIWQGVLGEIEVSIPPSSFSTWFKSTELDIISANEVAVLSPNPFVLTQLEKRYYQRIADGLKRSGLAVSTIHFRPKKTAARKQRLSRDEPNSAAATQPIIKQSKKSATNLNPRYTFDNFIVGSSNDLAHAACQAIAASPGTKYNPLYLYGGSGLGKTHLMQAVGNEIIKRQPSARVLYTTTETFVSEFLDSIRFKKKGFSDKYRNVDVLIVDDMQFIANKEKTQDEFFHTFNDLHQNDKQIIISSDKPPKSIPTLTDRLRSRFEWGMTIDVQMPDYETRCAIVTAKAGLSNVELSADVVEYLATNFKTNIRELEGALNQLLAYAEMQNITPDAETAEGLLGNIKRSRPQHITAKQIIDKTARHFGVEVKDVCSPKRDKYIMQPRQIAMYLLRSELKMSFPKIAQELGRKDHTTAIHSVDKISKEMLISVNVREQINDIRDKLYV
- the dnaN gene encoding DNA polymerase III subunit beta, with product MKLTVTQENLARALANVGRIAASRNELAILNNILLRTDGSRLVVAATNLEIASTQYVGAKVERPGSITIPARLVSEFVASLPSGTVELEVKDEHLHLTADKFSSVINGVVADEFPELPTVDEQTAVRLDMSADELKKAVSQTIIATSSDATRAVLTGVYWHTYNGELYLAATDGYRLAEKRLMRFDGEITAIVPASTLQEVLRSLDTETSDVSLFFDETQVGFRTDHLEIVSRLIDGKFPDYRQLIPKLAETEVVIRKADFLRITKVASLFARESGGGITLKASHEQALLSIHSIASELGENTSEASAEVSSDGEITLNSRYLIESLGATDGETVTFSFNGKLSPCVIREQTPTPDCMHIVMPLKR
- a CDS encoding CHAP domain-containing protein encodes the protein MERKLALQRVAIIISIISLLFGSSPVFAELNTDQLRATFEDNSILFSNNSEDTNCSPNAAQRAGDAAGELVGEDNLKKAFNYFISKGAPKFVAAAIVGNLYQESKGNPILRQNKGSEPNPLKAGGKYHPWNPSKPAGMGDAWGIAQWDPGVAVLYWQQQAGVQGDVTSLEVQLAIVWWQLQNLAPTSRKNVLAEMTASGNVNEATSIMVKKFFGAGIPRTDIRAAYANKAMSWEPDPSIAAAAASGAATNCSDGNGGGGGTISEGGLNEEQAKKFMMNYGENKNNESRKAMGDYLWNTCNGGGSNCVSFSVFFLEKFTSTKNLGTTGNGEHVVKHLRNARKLPTGKTPKVGAVFSWSGGRYGHTGVVLGIQGDNVIVGHASCGNSGRGRGDGTQRGGGSGFILTGKVNDPKTWLGHLPDEFAYPEVDMTAVASYVGASTGGGGGNVAL